The Streptomyces lienomycini sequence GCCCTCGGCTACACGATGGTCCTCCCGGACGAGGACAAGTACTCGACCACCCGCAACGAGATGCTCGACCAGCTCGCCTACATGCTGGGCGGCCGCGCCGCCGAGGAGCTGGTCTTCCACGACCCGACGACGGGTGCGGCCAACGACATCGAGAAGGCCACCGGCCTGGCTCGCGCGATGGTCACGCAGTACGGCATGACCGAGCGTCTCGGCGCGATCAAGTTCGGCGGCGACAACAGCGAGCCGTTCCTCGGCCGTGAGATGGCTCACCAGCGCGACTACTCGGAAGAGATCGCCGCGCTGGTGGACGAAGAGGTCAAGAAGCTCATCGAGACCGCGCACAACGAGGCCTGGGAGATCCTGGTCGAGAACCGCGACGTCCTCGACAACCTCGTCCTCGCGCTGCTGGAGAAGGAGACGCTGGGCAAGGAGGAGATCGCCGAGGTCTTCGCCCAGATCGTCAAGCGTCCGGCCCGGCCCGCCTGGACCGGTTCCTCCCGCCGTACGCCGTCGACCCGTCCGCCGGTGCTCTCCCCGAAGGAGCTCGCCCTGACGAACGGGGCGAACGGTGCGACGGCGGCCATCTCCACCACCAAGAGCACCACGGTGGAGCCCGCCCCGGCACCGGAACGAGCCCCGGAGGACCGCCCGGAGAACTGACCCCGGTCGATCGTCTCCGGATCGTCCCCCGGTGTCCCACCAGGCCCGGAATGTATGCCGCGCCCCCCAGGTTCTAGCCTTGGGGGGTGCGGCATTTCCGTATGCCGACGCAGGACGGATCAGGAACGAGGCATCAGATGACCGATCCCGTGACCTTGGACGGCGAGGGCCGCGTCGGCGAGTTCGACGAGAAGCGGGCCGAGAACGCCGTACGCGAGCTGCTCATCGCGGTCGGCGAGGACCCGGACCGCGAGGGCCTGAGGGAGACTCCGGCACGCGTGGCGCGGGCGTACAAGGAGATATTCGCCGGCCTGTGGCAGCAGCCGGAGGACGTGCTGACGACGACGTTCGACCTCGGACACGACGAGATGGTCCTGGTGAAGGACATCGAGGTGTTCTCGACATGTGAACATCATCTGGTGCCGTTCCGCGGAGTGGCGCACGTCGGCTACATCCCGTCCACCAGCGGGAAGATCACCGGTCTGTCCAAGCTGGCCCGCCTCGTGGACGTCTACGCCCGCCGCCCCCAGGTGCAGGAACGTCTGACGACGCAGATCGCGGACTCCCTGATGCAGATCCTGGAGCCGCGCGGAGTGATCGTCGTGGTCGAGTGCGAGCACA is a genomic window containing:
- the folE gene encoding GTP cyclohydrolase I FolE; translation: MTDPVTLDGEGRVGEFDEKRAENAVRELLIAVGEDPDREGLRETPARVARAYKEIFAGLWQQPEDVLTTTFDLGHDEMVLVKDIEVFSTCEHHLVPFRGVAHVGYIPSTSGKITGLSKLARLVDVYARRPQVQERLTTQIADSLMQILEPRGVIVVVECEHMCMSMRGIRKPGAKTITSAVRGQLRDGATRNEAMSLIMAR